The nucleotide window ATTCTGTGTAATGTCAACCATATCTCTAATTCTAATTTGGAATATTTGTGCATATCTCCTCAAAACaagcattttacaaaacattacacactGGATTTATCatatatgtgaaaaaaaaaaccttttccttTCAGAGTAGGACTATGAGAAATTATAGTCTATGAAGCTGTAAGATCTGTGTTAATGAATTATCAGCATGCCATGTTCCACTTATAGCTACATCCTATAAGACTATTGCTATACAAGAAAGAGTAAAGTGAGTAGTGTGTGCACTCCAAACTTCTGACCTTGACAAAAATATGCTTTGCATAAATGTTATCTGGCTACAGCAGCTCAGTAAAAGTGCTAGGTTTTcttatgtttatataaatattaatgattcTGTATGCATTCCAGCACCCAGCGCTTACACCTGGACAGAAACGCTACCTGTACAGCATTGCCAAAGtctacagcacagaacacatCCGAAGAGTGATGCAGCAGCACTACCTGAATGTGCTGCACAGGTGCATTGACACAGGTGTGAAATTTAGTCATCTGCATGCTCAGCCAAACACAAGATAACAAACAGGGGAAAGGACAGGGGGAGGCTATGCTGCTGCTCATAACACTGGTAATTGTTTAATATTCCTGTTTGCCATCTTTACCATTGTGAAGAGTCTGTATTCTGCTTTTTCATTTAGGTCACCACCCCTTAAGTGAAATCAGGAATGAAGATGTGAATCTGCATCTCACAGGGAAGCAAAGGATGGATTCGGGCAGATCGACAGACTCAAAGCACAGTGCAGATGGGAGCTTAggtgcagtgcattctgggaagatCATCCTGCCCAAAATTAGTAATAAACAGACCAGGTAAGAGGAGACCAGATAAGGGAATGAATTAGAccatttaaatgaaagcaaatgtatTAAGGAGACTTGAGACTATAGGACTATTGAGACTATCATATTTAGCATATTTGCATAtaagcatattttaaacatatcaTCATCCATATGCTTGTTattcagctgtttttccttcaaatATTATCTTGAAGTGGCTGCATGCTCAGTGTCCAGAAACCTGTTTTGCAGCAAAGCATCGAGTACTTCAGCctcaaatgaaaggaaatccAGAAAACGGAGGACAAATGTTTCAATGGCACAAAGCAGATCTGTCAGAGGCAAGGTTCAATTTGAACATATTTCTTTACAAAACAGAGATGACCGTTAAC belongs to Megalops cyprinoides isolate fMegCyp1 chromosome 5, fMegCyp1.pri, whole genome shotgun sequence and includes:
- the LOC118777696 gene encoding uncharacterized protein LOC118777696 encodes the protein MRLCSRSTRSYHPPPSKYTASGGVCYKDNGPKTQRTLPPPQSSERQHIQTIHIPKALVAAPFLQHPALTPGQKRYLYSIAKVYSTEHIRRVMQQHYLNVLHRCIDTGHHPLSEIRNEDVNLHLTGKQRMDSGRSTDSKHSADGSLGAVHSGKIILPKISNKQTSKASSTSASNERKSRKRRTNVSMAQSRSVRGKVQFEHISLQNRDDR